In Streptomyces sp. NBC_01717, one DNA window encodes the following:
- a CDS encoding ATP-binding cassette domain-containing protein codes for MLQAIGLTSAPHRGRPPAVDDLTFEATPGAVTALLGAPGSGKTMALRLMLDIESGRGVTYFRGRPLHRIPHPAREVGVLLGDVPGHPARTARGQLRMLCAAAGVPASRADELLETVGLAALRDQRIGAMSVGMDRRLGLAAALLGDPHALILDDPGEGLSPHEKNWLHGLLRAHAARGGTVLYTTRDPKEAARAADHVVTLDAGRLVADQGSAAFSRTRLRPRVVVRTPHAARLATVVSREAGAAQRSVEVVAEASSCLSVYGSSCAEIGDTAFRHGVPVHQLADEVGDTGPVTTGPSGPEAVPRPESPATDPDAGPGPASRGSASELPPPVRRRPARGPLQPLRYELRRLFGVRTTTVIMVVVLVVSVALSVLLSRGGHARLPDVLAAWPSTLPLPPVAFGAGLLGALSFGDEFRYPALAAGRGTVPRRIGLLLAKLLVSAGVAVLLALLTVLASEGALHLLYGGDLIRVPPNATYLGASWAAVNVGCAWAGLLAAGIFRVTSAGLAAVLAVPVLVVPLMEKVPAGPAAHSMLGLPARLRELAWVQWPHVVDRWMTGVVRMVVHPVGVALSLSLSVLICAYLFTSLRGRVRW; via the coding sequence ATGCTCCAGGCCATCGGACTCACCAGTGCTCCCCACCGCGGCCGTCCGCCCGCCGTGGACGACCTCACTTTCGAAGCCACGCCGGGCGCCGTCACCGCACTCCTCGGTGCCCCCGGCTCCGGCAAGACCATGGCCCTTCGTCTGATGCTCGACATCGAATCGGGGCGGGGGGTCACCTACTTCCGCGGCAGACCCCTGCACCGCATCCCGCACCCCGCCCGTGAGGTGGGGGTGCTTCTCGGAGACGTACCCGGTCATCCCGCTCGAACCGCCCGTGGCCAGCTCCGCATGCTCTGCGCCGCCGCGGGGGTGCCCGCCTCCCGGGCCGACGAGCTGCTCGAGACGGTCGGCCTCGCCGCGCTCCGTGACCAGCGCATCGGCGCGATGTCGGTCGGCATGGACCGGAGGCTCGGCCTTGCTGCGGCGCTGCTCGGCGACCCTCATGCACTGATCCTCGACGATCCCGGAGAGGGGCTCTCCCCACACGAGAAGAACTGGTTGCACGGGCTGCTCCGTGCCCATGCCGCCCGGGGCGGGACGGTTCTCTACACCACCCGCGACCCCAAGGAGGCCGCGCGTGCGGCCGACCACGTGGTCACGCTCGACGCCGGACGTCTCGTCGCCGACCAGGGAAGCGCCGCCTTCTCCCGTACCCGGCTGCGCCCCCGCGTCGTTGTCCGTACTCCGCACGCTGCCCGGCTCGCCACGGTGGTCAGCCGTGAGGCGGGCGCGGCGCAGCGCTCCGTCGAGGTGGTCGCCGAAGCGAGTAGTTGTCTGTCGGTGTACGGCAGCAGTTGCGCGGAGATCGGCGACACGGCATTCCGTCACGGCGTACCCGTTCATCAACTGGCCGACGAGGTCGGTGACACCGGCCCGGTCACCACCGGCCCTTCCGGACCAGAGGCTGTACCTCGTCCGGAGTCGCCGGCCACCGATCCGGATGCCGGACCGGGGCCCGCGTCACGCGGATCCGCGTCGGAACTGCCGCCGCCGGTCCGACGGCGTCCGGCCCGTGGGCCGCTCCAACCGCTGCGCTACGAACTGCGCCGACTCTTCGGCGTCAGAACAACGACGGTGATCATGGTTGTCGTTCTGGTCGTCTCGGTCGCGCTCTCGGTCCTGCTCTCCCGCGGCGGCCATGCCCGGCTCCCCGATGTGCTCGCCGCCTGGCCGTCGACGCTGCCGTTGCCGCCCGTCGCGTTCGGCGCCGGGCTGCTCGGAGCGCTCTCGTTCGGTGACGAGTTCCGCTACCCCGCGCTCGCGGCGGGTCGAGGTACTGTTCCCCGCCGCATCGGCCTGCTGCTGGCCAAGCTGCTTGTTTCGGCGGGCGTCGCGGTGCTGCTCGCACTGCTGACCGTTCTGGCATCCGAGGGAGCCCTCCATCTCTTGTACGGAGGCGACTTGATCCGTGTCCCGCCGAATGCGACGTATCTTGGGGCGAGTTGGGCGGCCGTGAACGTGGGGTGCGCCTGGGCCGGTCTGCTGGCCGCCGGAATCTTCAGGGTGACGTCCGCCGGACTTGCCGCGGTACTCGCCGTTCCCGTGCTCGTCGTCCCACTCATGGAGAAGGTGCCGGCGGGGCCGGCCGCACATTCGATGCTCGGACTTCCGGCCAGGCTCCGCGAGCTGGCCTGGGTGCAGTGGCCGCACGTGGTGGATCGATGGATGACGGGTGTCGTGCGCATGGTGGTGCACCCGGTGGGGGTGGCGCTGTCATTGTCGCTCTCGGTCCTGATCTGCGCGTATTTGTTCACCAGTCTTCGCGGCAGGGTTCGTTGGTGA
- a CDS encoding DUF1453 domain-containing protein: MSGLVNALLIIAVVAVVVVRQCSARRISDDRRWWILPGILLVLSLREPGLMDAHHEALSVVVLGAELAVGLVTGAGWGWTARLWREPDGSLWSKGTKATVFVWTGGLVLRAALYGAAALMGIHQGSAALMTALAVTLLMRSGVLMWRARQMRPAYGGAADGMPSRPAWKDSV; the protein is encoded by the coding sequence ATGTCCGGGCTCGTCAATGCCCTGCTGATCATTGCCGTCGTGGCTGTCGTCGTGGTCCGCCAGTGCTCGGCACGGCGGATCTCCGACGACCGGCGCTGGTGGATCCTGCCGGGCATCCTGCTCGTCTTGTCTTTGCGCGAACCCGGGCTGATGGACGCACACCACGAGGCGTTGTCCGTCGTGGTCCTTGGCGCCGAACTGGCGGTGGGGCTGGTCACCGGCGCCGGCTGGGGCTGGACGGCCAGGCTGTGGCGTGAACCGGACGGCTCGCTGTGGAGCAAGGGCACCAAGGCCACCGTCTTCGTCTGGACGGGAGGTCTGGTGCTGCGAGCCGCTCTGTACGGGGCTGCCGCGCTGATGGGTATACATCAAGGCAGTGCCGCTCTGATGACGGCTCTTGCGGTGACGCTGCTGATGCGCAGCGGCGTGCTGATGTGGCGGGCCCGCCAGATGCGTCCGGCGTACGGTGGCGCTGCGGACGGCATGCCGTCGCGGCCGGCGTGGAAGGACAGTGTGTGA
- a CDS encoding FadR/GntR family transcriptional regulator, whose protein sequence is MMTAARSVDSGLAGSGDLDRYPYTEAPAGEHAAVRSWDGADAELGRVGRRGSASRGRGLHGQLVQQLGQMIVSGDLGADRPLVPEEIGQRFEVSRTVVRESLRVLEAKGLVSARPNVGTRVRPVSDWNLLDPDIIEWRAFGPQRDDQRRELGELRWTIEPLAARLAAGHGREDIQQRLGDMVEIMGHAVAQGDGITCSRADAEFHSLLIQAAGNRMLEHLSGIVSAALQVSGGPITACDRPGEASLGHHARIVEALATGDATGAEAAMRQLLVVHPEVERVVPAPREH, encoded by the coding sequence ATGATGACCGCCGCCCGCTCCGTCGACTCCGGCCTCGCCGGCTCGGGTGATCTCGATCGCTACCCCTATACGGAGGCGCCGGCCGGCGAGCATGCAGCCGTCCGTTCATGGGACGGCGCCGACGCCGAGCTGGGCCGGGTGGGCCGACGGGGCTCGGCGAGCCGCGGCCGCGGCCTCCACGGCCAACTCGTTCAGCAGCTGGGTCAGATGATCGTCTCCGGTGATCTGGGCGCCGACCGACCGCTCGTGCCGGAGGAGATCGGCCAGCGTTTCGAGGTCTCCCGCACCGTCGTACGCGAGTCACTGCGCGTTCTTGAGGCCAAAGGTCTGGTCAGTGCCCGGCCGAACGTGGGTACCCGGGTCCGCCCGGTCAGTGACTGGAATCTGCTGGACCCCGACATCATCGAGTGGCGAGCTTTCGGTCCGCAGCGCGACGACCAGCGTCGTGAGCTCGGTGAGCTCCGATGGACGATCGAGCCGCTCGCCGCTCGCCTGGCCGCCGGTCACGGTCGCGAGGACATCCAGCAGCGCCTCGGTGACATGGTCGAGATCATGGGGCACGCGGTCGCCCAGGGTGACGGGATCACCTGCTCCCGGGCCGATGCCGAGTTCCACTCCCTGCTCATCCAGGCGGCCGGCAATCGCATGCTTGAACACCTCTCCGGCATCGTTTCCGCCGCCCTGCAGGTCTCGGGCGGTCCGATCACGGCCTGCGACCGTCCCGGCGAGGCGTCCCTCGGCCACCATGCCCGGATCGTCGAGGCCCTCGCCACCGGAGACGCGACGGGTGCCGAGGCGGCCATGCGCCAACTTCTTGTCGTCCACCCGGAGGTGGAGCGAGTGGTGCCGGCGCCGCGCGAGCACTGA
- a CDS encoding DUF7455 domain-containing protein has translation MTTVLTPASPLTAADRCDRCGAQAYLRVVLISGGELLFCAHHGRKFEPELKKIAAEIQDETDRLTAVQANAAEEEQH, from the coding sequence GTGACTACTGTTCTGACCCCCGCGAGCCCGCTGACCGCAGCAGACCGCTGTGACCGTTGCGGCGCCCAGGCATATCTGCGCGTCGTCCTGATCAGCGGCGGTGAACTGCTCTTCTGCGCCCACCACGGTCGCAAGTTCGAGCCGGAACTCAAGAAGATCGCCGCGGAAATACAGGATGAGACGGACCGGCTGACGGCCGTGCAGGCCAATGCCGCCGAAGAGGAACAACACTGA
- a CDS encoding response regulator transcription factor — protein sequence MTARVVVADDQSVVREGIVMLLGLLPGIEVVGSARDGVEAVALVAERAPDVVLMDLRMPRCDGVEATRRIRKEYPNTQVVVLTTFAEDESLFPALQAGARGYLTKDAGGDEIVRAIHAVLSGEAGFSPAVQRRLLERVTTAPASAGPPAAEPQLPDGLTPREAEVLVLIAEGLSNPEIARKLHISQATVKSHINNLFAKTGVRDRAQAVRYAYVRGLAHPPGTSFT from the coding sequence GTGACCGCGCGTGTCGTGGTTGCCGACGACCAGTCGGTGGTGCGCGAAGGAATCGTGATGCTGCTGGGGCTGCTGCCAGGGATCGAGGTGGTGGGATCGGCCAGGGACGGGGTAGAGGCCGTCGCGCTCGTCGCGGAGCGGGCTCCGGATGTGGTTCTGATGGACCTCCGCATGCCGCGTTGCGACGGGGTGGAGGCGACGCGGCGCATCCGCAAGGAGTACCCGAACACTCAGGTGGTGGTGCTCACGACGTTCGCGGAGGACGAGTCGCTCTTCCCCGCACTGCAGGCGGGGGCTCGCGGATATCTCACCAAGGACGCCGGGGGCGACGAGATCGTGCGGGCCATCCACGCTGTGCTGTCGGGCGAGGCCGGATTCTCGCCTGCGGTGCAGCGGCGGCTGCTGGAGCGGGTCACCACGGCACCCGCGTCGGCCGGTCCGCCCGCCGCCGAGCCGCAACTGCCCGACGGCCTCACGCCCCGCGAGGCGGAAGTGCTCGTCCTGATCGCCGAGGGACTGTCCAACCCGGAGATCGCCCGCAAGCTGCACATCTCGCAGGCCACCGTGAAGAGCCACATCAACAATCTCTTCGCCAAGACCGGAGTGCGCGACAGGGCGCAGGCCGTGCGCTATGCGTATGTTCGCGGGCTCGCACACCCGCCCGGGACATCCTTCACCTGA
- a CDS encoding DUF485 domain-containing protein, with translation MRLDDPWYDALASGWGELDGTGGFVPAGPPGSVPPRRGHSAADIYLEVQRSEAFQEVRRRYRRFVVPATLAFLVWYLAYVVTAITAPGLMARPVAGAVNVAMIAGLGQFLTTFLLTGAYARHARLRRDRAALDLRWDTQEMTRGIGR, from the coding sequence ATGCGACTCGACGACCCGTGGTACGACGCGCTGGCTTCCGGATGGGGCGAGCTGGACGGTACGGGAGGCTTCGTGCCGGCCGGGCCACCCGGTTCCGTGCCCCCGCGGCGTGGCCACAGCGCGGCCGACATCTATCTGGAGGTGCAACGCAGCGAGGCCTTCCAGGAAGTGCGCCGCAGGTACCGGCGGTTCGTCGTCCCCGCCACCCTCGCGTTCCTCGTCTGGTACCTCGCCTATGTCGTCACAGCGATCACCGCACCCGGGCTGATGGCCCGGCCGGTGGCCGGCGCGGTCAATGTGGCGATGATCGCGGGGCTCGGACAGTTCCTCACGACGTTCCTGCTCACCGGGGCGTACGCACGGCATGCGCGGCTGCGCAGGGACCGGGCCGCGCTCGATCTGCGCTGGGACACTCAGGAAATGACGCGGGGGATCGGGCGTTGA
- a CDS encoding DNA gyrase/topoisomerase IV subunit B has translation MTADTSVPSTALLTGADQDGSNYTARHLLVLEGLEAVRKRPGMYIGSTDSRGLMHCLWEIIDNSVDEALGGHCDHIEVILHDDNSVEVRDNGRGIPVDVEPKTGLSGIEVVMTKLHAGGKFGGGSYAASGGLHGVGASVVNALSARLDVEVDRNSATHSISFRRGVPGIFTEQGPDSPFDPANGLRKGKRVPKTRTGTRVRYWADRQIFLKDAKLGLETLHQRARQTAFLVPGLTIVVRDERGLDGEGKTEETFRFDGGISEFCEYLAQDKAVCDVLRLTGQGTFKETVPVLDERGHMTATEVTRELVVDIAMRWGTGYDTNLKSFVNIIATPKGGTHVTGFERSVTKTVNEVLRSAKLLRVAEDDIVKDDALEGLTAVVTVRLAEPQFEGQTKEVLGTSAANRIVANVVAKELKAFLTSTKRDAKAQARAVLDKAVAAARTRIAARQHKDAQRRKTALESSSLPAKLADCRSDDVERSELFIVEGDSALGTAKLARNSEFQALLPIRGKILNVQKASVTDMLKNAECGAIIQVIGAGSGRTFDIDAARYGKIILLVDADVDGAHIRILLLTLFQRYMRPMVEAGRVFAAVPPLHRIELSQPKKGQDKYIYTYSDRELRDTLLELQRKNVRYKDSIQRYKGLGEMDADQLAETTMDPRHRTLRRINIGDLESSEQVFDLLMGNEVAPRKEFISNSAATLDRSRIDA, from the coding sequence GTGACCGCCGATACGTCCGTGCCGTCCACTGCGCTGCTGACCGGAGCAGACCAAGACGGCTCCAACTACACCGCGCGGCACCTTCTCGTACTCGAGGGGCTCGAAGCGGTGCGTAAGCGCCCCGGGATGTACATCGGGTCGACTGACAGCCGCGGCCTCATGCACTGCCTCTGGGAGATCATCGACAACTCGGTCGACGAGGCTCTCGGCGGCCACTGCGATCACATCGAGGTCATCCTTCACGACGACAACTCCGTCGAGGTCCGGGACAACGGCCGCGGCATCCCGGTCGACGTGGAGCCCAAGACCGGCCTGTCCGGTATCGAAGTCGTGATGACCAAGCTGCACGCCGGCGGCAAGTTCGGTGGCGGCTCGTACGCCGCGTCGGGCGGTCTGCACGGCGTCGGCGCTTCCGTCGTCAACGCGCTCTCGGCCCGGCTCGACGTCGAGGTCGACCGCAACAGCGCGACCCACTCGATCAGCTTCCGGCGCGGCGTTCCGGGTATCTTCACCGAGCAGGGGCCGGACAGCCCGTTCGACCCGGCCAACGGTCTCCGCAAGGGGAAGCGGGTACCGAAGACGCGTACCGGCACCAGGGTGCGCTACTGGGCGGACCGGCAGATCTTCCTCAAGGACGCCAAGCTCGGTCTGGAGACGCTGCACCAGCGGGCGCGGCAGACGGCCTTCCTCGTCCCCGGCCTCACGATCGTCGTGCGCGACGAGCGCGGTCTCGACGGTGAGGGCAAGACCGAGGAGACGTTCCGCTTCGACGGCGGGATCAGCGAATTCTGCGAGTACCTCGCGCAGGACAAGGCCGTCTGCGACGTTCTGCGCCTGACCGGTCAGGGCACCTTCAAGGAGACCGTGCCGGTCCTGGACGAGCGCGGGCACATGACGGCGACCGAGGTCACCCGTGAGCTCGTCGTCGACATCGCCATGCGCTGGGGCACCGGGTACGACACCAACCTCAAGTCCTTCGTCAACATCATCGCCACCCCCAAGGGCGGCACCCATGTGACCGGCTTCGAACGCTCCGTGACCAAGACGGTCAACGAGGTGCTCCGCTCCGCGAAGCTGCTGCGCGTCGCCGAGGACGACATCGTCAAGGACGACGCCTTGGAGGGCCTCACCGCGGTCGTCACCGTACGGCTGGCGGAACCGCAGTTCGAGGGTCAGACCAAGGAGGTGCTCGGCACCTCGGCCGCCAACCGGATCGTCGCCAATGTCGTGGCCAAGGAACTCAAGGCGTTCCTGACCTCCACCAAGCGTGATGCCAAGGCGCAGGCCAGGGCGGTCCTGGACAAGGCGGTGGCCGCCGCGCGGACCCGCATCGCGGCCCGTCAGCACAAGGACGCGCAGCGCCGGAAGACGGCCCTGGAGTCCTCCTCGCTGCCGGCCAAGCTTGCCGACTGCCGCAGTGACGACGTGGAGCGCAGTGAGCTGTTCATCGTCGAGGGAGACTCGGCGCTGGGTACTGCCAAGCTCGCCCGGAACTCCGAGTTCCAGGCACTGCTGCCGATTCGCGGCAAGATTCTCAACGTCCAGAAGGCGTCCGTCACGGACATGCTCAAGAACGCTGAGTGCGGCGCGATCATCCAGGTCATAGGAGCGGGGTCAGGCCGGACCTTCGACATCGACGCGGCTCGCTACGGGAAGATCATCCTTCTCGTCGACGCCGATGTCGACGGCGCGCACATCCGCATTCTGCTGCTCACTCTCTTCCAGCGCTACATGCGGCCCATGGTCGAGGCGGGCCGGGTCTTCGCGGCGGTGCCGCCGCTGCACCGGATCGAGCTCAGTCAGCCGAAGAAGGGCCAGGACAAGTACATCTACACGTACTCGGACCGCGAGCTGCGGGATACGCTCCTGGAGCTGCAGCGGAAGAACGTGCGCTACAAGGACTCGATCCAGCGGTACAAGGGTCTCGGCGAGATGGATGCCGATCAGCTGGCGGAGACCACGATGGATCCGCGTCACCGCACGCTGCGGCGGATCAACATCGGCGACCTGGAATCGTCCGAGCAGGTCTTCGATCTGCTGATGGGCAACGAGGTCGCGCCCCGCAAGGAGTTCATCTCCAACTCGGCAGCCACGCTGGACCGCTCGCGCATCGACGCATGA
- a CDS encoding S1 family peptidase encodes MFRTVAHAMTGALALTACAVVIPLGSPVPAAADSIVIGGQPAHVKDSPWVVALSSRDRFGGTRAGQFCGAVMVTPTKALTAAHCLNQEELGTDVSQASDLRIIAGRDELNGTGGHEIAVKGTWINPGYDRTTNVGDLAVLTLANALPEQSVIPMAQTGDQAYEPAAGALVYGWGDTTGRGDFASSLRSTQVSILPDSTCERAYPGGRAGKYKASAMLCAGDPLGGHDACQGDSGGPLVARGRLVGLVSWGNGCGLPGTPGVYTRISAAIGWMAGSS; translated from the coding sequence ATGTTCCGCACCGTCGCCCACGCCATGACCGGGGCCCTTGCCCTGACTGCCTGCGCGGTCGTGATACCGCTCGGCTCCCCGGTTCCGGCGGCTGCGGACAGCATTGTCATCGGTGGGCAGCCCGCTCACGTCAAGGACAGTCCCTGGGTCGTCGCGCTGTCCAGCCGTGACCGTTTCGGAGGTACCCGCGCGGGCCAGTTCTGCGGCGCCGTGATGGTGACTCCCACGAAGGCGCTGACTGCCGCGCACTGCCTGAACCAGGAGGAGCTCGGCACCGACGTGAGCCAGGCGAGCGATCTGCGGATCATCGCCGGGCGGGACGAGCTGAATGGGACCGGAGGTCATGAGATCGCGGTGAAAGGGACCTGGATCAACCCGGGATACGACCGCACGACCAATGTCGGCGATCTGGCGGTGCTCACCCTGGCCAACGCGCTTCCCGAGCAGAGCGTGATCCCGATGGCCCAGACCGGCGACCAGGCCTATGAGCCGGCTGCCGGCGCCTTGGTCTATGGATGGGGTGACACGACAGGTCGCGGTGACTTTGCGTCGTCTCTCCGATCCACCCAGGTGAGCATCCTTCCGGACAGCACGTGCGAGCGGGCCTACCCCGGGGGCAGAGCGGGGAAGTACAAGGCCTCGGCGATGCTCTGTGCGGGCGACCCGCTGGGCGGGCACGATGCGTGCCAGGGAGACAGCGGAGGGCCGCTGGTCGCCCGCGGGCGACTCGTCGGACTGGTCTCCTGGGGGAACGGCTGCGGGCTCCCGGGCACTCCCGGCGTCTACACGCGCATTTCCGCCGCCATCGGGTGGATGGCGGGCAGTAGCTGA
- a CDS encoding RNA polymerase sigma factor — MSASTSRTLPPEIAESESVMALIERGKADGQIAGDDVRRAFEADQIPPTQWKNVLRSLNQILEEEGVTLMVSAAESPKRARKSVAAKSPVKRTATKTVAAKTTVTRTVAATAAPSAETVDVVADDAAAASPAKKVAAKKTAAKKTAVKKTAAKKTATKKSGKKDADELLDGDEATEEVQVGKGDEEEGEGETKGFVLSDDDEDDAPAQQVAVAGATADPVKDYLKQIGKVPLLNAEQEVELAKRIEAGLFAEDKLANSDKLAPKLKRELEIIAEDGRRAKNHLLEANLRLVVSLAKRYTGRGMLFLDLIQEGNLGLIRAVEKFDYTKGYKFSTYATWWIRQAITRAMADQARTIRIPVHMVEVINKLARVQRQMLQDLGREPTPEELAKELDMTPEKVIEVQKYGREPISLHTPLGEDGDSEFGDLIEDSEAVVPADAVSFTLLQEQLHSVLDTLSEREAGVVSMRFGLTDGQPKTLDEIGKVYGVTRERIRQIESKTMSKLRHPSRSQVLRDYLD, encoded by the coding sequence GTGTCGGCCAGCACATCCCGTACGCTCCCGCCGGAGATCGCCGAGTCAGAGTCTGTGATGGCGCTCATCGAGCGGGGAAAGGCTGATGGGCAGATCGCCGGCGATGACGTGCGTCGGGCCTTCGAGGCTGACCAGATTCCGCCAACCCAGTGGAAGAATGTTCTGCGCAGCCTCAACCAGATCCTCGAGGAAGAGGGTGTGACGCTGATGGTCAGTGCCGCGGAGTCGCCGAAACGCGCCCGCAAGAGCGTCGCAGCGAAGAGCCCGGTCAAGCGCACCGCCACCAAGACTGTCGCGGCCAAGACGACCGTGACGAGGACCGTCGCGGCCACCGCCGCCCCGTCGGCCGAGACCGTGGACGTGGTGGCCGACGACGCCGCCGCGGCCAGCCCTGCGAAGAAGGTGGCAGCCAAGAAGACGGCTGCCAAGAAGACCGCCGTGAAGAAGACGGCGGCCAAGAAGACAGCAACGAAGAAGTCCGGCAAGAAGGACGCCGACGAGCTGCTCGACGGCGACGAGGCGACCGAGGAAGTACAGGTCGGCAAGGGCGACGAAGAGGAGGGCGAGGGCGAGACCAAGGGCTTCGTCCTCTCCGACGACGACGAGGACGACGCTCCTGCGCAGCAGGTCGCCGTCGCCGGCGCCACGGCCGACCCGGTCAAGGACTACCTGAAGCAGATCGGCAAGGTTCCCCTCCTCAACGCCGAGCAGGAGGTCGAGCTCGCCAAGCGCATCGAGGCGGGTCTGTTCGCCGAGGACAAGCTGGCGAACTCCGACAAGCTCGCGCCGAAGCTCAAGCGCGAGCTGGAGATCATCGCCGAGGACGGCCGTCGAGCCAAGAACCACCTGCTGGAGGCCAACCTCCGTCTCGTGGTCTCGCTGGCCAAGCGCTACACCGGCCGCGGCATGCTCTTCCTGGACCTGATCCAGGAGGGCAACCTCGGTCTGATCCGCGCGGTCGAGAAGTTCGACTACACCAAGGGCTACAAGTTCTCCACGTATGCCACCTGGTGGATCCGTCAGGCGATCACCCGCGCCATGGCCGACCAGGCCCGCACCATCCGTATCCCGGTGCACATGGTCGAGGTCATCAACAAGCTCGCGCGCGTGCAGCGCCAGATGCTCCAGGACCTGGGCCGCGAGCCCACCCCGGAGGAGCTGGCCAAGGAACTCGACATGACCCCTGAGAAGGTCATCGAGGTCCAGAAGTACGGTCGTGAGCCGATCTCCCTCCACACCCCGCTGGGTGAGGACGGGGACAGTGAGTTCGGTGACCTGATCGAGGACTCCGAGGCGGTCGTCCCGGCCGACGCGGTCAGCTTCACGCTCCTCCAGGAGCAGCTGCACTCGGTGCTCGACACGCTCTCCGAGCGTGAGGCGGGCGTGGTCTCGATGCGCTTCGGTCTCACCGACGGTCAGCCGAAGACCCTCGACGAGATCGGCAAGGTCTACGGCGTGACGCGTGAGCGCATTCGCCAGATCGAGTCGAAGACCATGTCGAAGCTGCGCCACCCGTCGCGTTCGCAGGTGCTGCGCGACTACCTCGACTAG
- a CDS encoding sensor histidine kinase, with protein sequence MTSATWTSWPSREALSRRGRTRPRAAIAWSVRVLLLTLMLWGTFSDGRFGPWEVVVGLLGVIGCVWAGWAFFRTSLEHRLWPSLGLMALLMAAAFGAQQAGAGVPAVILWCGCAVTALERLPLSAGVPATAVALAAYAAVNTDGWMTTAVTTAGLCLAGYVLRLDAEARGSAQRLLEQERAARVAEAESAALDERSRIAREIHDVLAHSLSAQLVHLEAARLLIEREPSGEFRDQVLERVVAARSMARDGLAETRQALSALRGEVSPVEDYLRHLVAAVEPGEVTVAGEQRPLTAEASQAVRRVAQEALTNVRKHAPGADVLVRLEYLPGEVALEVRDRGGRLPVEELAVSGSGYGLLGMRERAELLGGTLEAGPGEEGFVVRLRVPA encoded by the coding sequence GTGACAAGCGCTACCTGGACGAGCTGGCCGTCCCGGGAGGCTCTCTCGAGAAGGGGCCGCACCCGCCCCCGGGCGGCCATCGCCTGGTCCGTCCGGGTTCTGTTGCTGACCCTCATGCTCTGGGGCACCTTCTCCGACGGCAGGTTCGGGCCCTGGGAAGTCGTGGTCGGCCTGCTGGGCGTCATCGGCTGCGTCTGGGCCGGGTGGGCATTCTTCCGGACCAGCCTGGAGCATCGGCTCTGGCCGTCCCTGGGGCTCATGGCGCTGCTGATGGCGGCGGCCTTCGGGGCGCAGCAAGCCGGTGCGGGTGTGCCGGCCGTGATCTTGTGGTGCGGCTGCGCGGTCACGGCTCTGGAGCGGTTGCCGCTCTCGGCGGGCGTTCCCGCCACGGCCGTCGCGCTGGCCGCGTACGCCGCCGTCAACACCGACGGCTGGATGACGACGGCGGTGACCACAGCGGGTCTCTGCCTTGCGGGATACGTGCTCCGGCTGGATGCCGAGGCCCGCGGCAGCGCCCAGCGGCTCCTCGAGCAGGAGCGGGCTGCCAGGGTGGCCGAAGCCGAGTCGGCGGCGCTGGACGAGCGCTCCAGGATCGCCCGCGAGATCCACGATGTGCTCGCGCACAGTCTCTCCGCGCAGTTGGTGCACCTGGAGGCGGCGCGGCTGCTCATCGAGAGAGAACCTTCGGGGGAGTTCCGGGACCAGGTGCTGGAGCGGGTGGTGGCGGCCCGCTCGATGGCGCGCGATGGGCTGGCCGAGACCCGGCAGGCGCTCTCCGCCCTGCGGGGGGAGGTCTCCCCGGTCGAGGACTACCTGCGACATCTGGTGGCCGCGGTGGAGCCGGGCGAGGTGACGGTGGCCGGGGAGCAGCGGCCGCTGACGGCCGAGGCCTCGCAAGCGGTCAGGCGGGTGGCACAGGAGGCGCTGACCAATGTGCGCAAGCACGCGCCGGGGGCCGACGTGCTCGTACGGCTCGAGTATCTGCCGGGCGAGGTCGCCCTGGAGGTCAGGGACCGGGGTGGCCGCCTGCCCGTGGAGGAGCTCGCTGTCAGTGGCTCCGGTTACGGTCTGCTGGGAATGAGGGAACGTGCCGAGCTGCTCGGCGGGACACTGGAGGCCGGTCCGGGCGAGGAGGGGTTCGTGGTGAGACTGCGGGTGCCCGCGTGA